The Raphanus sativus cultivar WK10039 chromosome 2, ASM80110v3, whole genome shotgun sequence genome includes a region encoding these proteins:
- the LOC108841404 gene encoding uncharacterized protein LOC108841404, translated as MEKSTFLFAVISFGLLFACVIEATEKNFQDETSQSPSQRLVFRMLPKNVPIPPSGPSTPPLKAVIDGVTPSPWSPSQHLVFKMLPKVVPFPPWGPSTPPHKAAIGGIMRSPWSPSQRLIFRMLPKNVPIPPSGPSTHPLKTAIGGVTPSSWSPSQRLVFRMLPKNVPIPPSGPSTPLSRTRTV; from the coding sequence ATGGAGAAATCAACTTTTCTTTTTGCGGTGATTTCGTTTGGTCTCCTCTTTGCTTGTGTCATTGAAGCTACTGAGAAGAATTTTCAGGATGAGACCAGCCAGTCACCATCACAACGTCTTGTTTTTAGAATGTTACCCAAAAATGTTCCTATTCCGCCATCAGGACCTAGTACTCCTCCACTTAAGGCAGTTATAGACGGCGTAACACCGTCTCCATGGTCACCATCACAACACcttgtttttaaaatgttacCAAAAGTTGTTCCTTTTCCGCCATGGGGACCTAGTACTCCTCCACATAAGGCAGCCATAGGCGGCATAATGCGGTCTCCATGGTCACCATCACAACGTCTTATTTTTAGAATGTTACCAAAAAATGTTCCTATTCCACCATCGGGACCTAGTACTCATCCACTTAAGACAGCTATAGGTGGCGTAACACCGTCTTCATGGTCACCATCACAACGCCTTGTTTTTAGAATGTTACCAAAAAATGTTCCAATTCCGCCATCAGGACCTAGTACTCCTCTATCGCGAACAAGAACCGTGTAA
- the LOC108840214 gene encoding protein SODIUM POTASSIUM ROOT DEFECTIVE 1-like: MLCASQASTRNICSTMEPSSSSSATIRLGSRAIDRHNPIIRDGRRFTPPPSPNHNSSTSSASSSSYHTPIKTRLGLESSEQTRVGKRKSKKSQCEGGNSPIGSLSSDTPQGSSRCLLSNPVFFDGFVDSDPIPLPIEPEITMGDELDKIHKDRLVINASKYLSSSSFLEKKQPDFFDGFLDYDPVISPSNPFSEPTKASPTASQSSLEDQDVLSPDLKFSPPQPPPPPPPPSLPPPEKSSSSDQVVVLRVSLHCKGCAGKVKKHLSKLKGVTSFNIDFVAKKVTVTGDVTPLTVLSTISKVKNAQFWPEIIKK; encoded by the exons ATGTTATGTGCCTCTCAAGCATCAACAAGAAACATTTGCTCAACCATggaaccttcttcttcttcttcagccacGATCCGGCTAGGTAGTCGAGCCATCGACCGTCATAACCCAATCATACGTGACGGTAGGAGGTTCACTCCTCCACCTTCTCCCAATCATAACTCCTCCACCTCTTCTGCCTCCTCTTCTTCATATCATACTCCTATTAAGACTAGATTAGGTCTAGAGAGTAGCGAGCAAACACGCGTTGGGAAGAGGAAGAGCAAGAAAAGTCAATGTGAAGGCGGCAATTCACCGATTGGTAGTCTTAGCAGTGACACTCCTCAAGGCTCTTCAAGGTGCTTATTGAGCAATCCGGTTTTCTTCGACGGGTTTGTGGATTCTGATCCGATTCCATTACCTATTGAACCGGAGATAACCATGGGTGATGAGTTGGATAAAATTCATAAAGATAGGTTGGTTATAAACGCCTCTAAgtatctctcttcttcttctttcttggaGAAGAAGCAACCTGATTTCTTCGATGGGTTCTTGGATTATGACCCTGTTATATCTCCGAGTAATCCTTTCTCCGAACCCACAAAAGCTTCTCCGACAGCATCTCAAAGCTCTCTTGAAGATCAAGATGTTTTGTCTCCTGATCTCAAATTCTCTCCTCCACAacctccaccacctcctcctccaccgtcGTTGCCGCCACCTGAGAAGAGTTCATCCTCCGATCAA GTGGTAGTTCTCAGAGTGTCACTTCACTGCAAAGGCTGTGCAGGGAAAGTCAAGAAACATCTTTCGAAATTGAAAG GAGTGACCTCGTTTAACATAGACTTCGTTGCAAAGAAGGTAACTGTGACGGGAGACGTAACACCATTAACTGTGTTGTCGACTATTTCCAAAGTTAAAAACGCACAGTTCTGGCCTGAGATTATTAAGAAGTGA
- the LOC108839824 gene encoding 60S ribosomal protein L35-4 has translation MARIKVHELRERSKTDLQSQLQEFKAELALLRVAKVTGGAPNKLSKIKVVRKSIAQVLTVISQKQKLALREAYKSKKFLPLDLRPKKTRAIRRRLTKHQASLKTQREKKKEMYFPLRKYAIKV, from the exons ATGG CGAGAATCAAGGTCCACGAACTTAGAGAGAGATCAAAAACCGATCTTCAGAGCCAGCTTCAGGAATTCAAAGCCGAGCTCGCCCTCCTCCGTGTCGCTAAAGTCACCGGAGGCGCCCCTAACAAGCTCTCCAAAAT CAAGGTCGTGAGGAAGTCCATTGCTCAGGTGCTGACAGTGATCTCACAGAAACAGAAGCTTGCACTAAGGGAAGCATACAAGAGCAAGAAGTTCTTGCCTCTCGATCTCCGTCCCAAGAAGACTCGTGCTATCCGCAGACGTCTTACCAAGCATCag GCGTCTTTGAAGACACAGcgtgagaagaagaaagagatgtaTTTCCCTCTGAGGAAGTATGCTATCAAAGTCTAG
- the LOC130507922 gene encoding E3 ubiquitin-protein ligase SGR9, amyloplastic-like, producing the protein MEEESTTIIMTSLSILSPSHLANLTHTILSLSHQHRRRLAAVLSSTTLFSLTLRHLLSLSLPQKTLLIATHLLSLLHPLLLHRNHHSLHSSAAKMKLRDLDAVVLLLFLCETHQLDPDFLEASADNWREILGNMCSDNMLNSISGLWTCDAGILMPYIETLVRYKRFVDVMVNHNHLGRGGEKEGYEIPAARAAVVALRAVEVLNATGSNAGEVECVICKEEMSEGRDVCEMPCQHLFHWKCILPWLSKRNTCPFCRFQLPTDDVFSEIQRLWEILVKTTELDVG; encoded by the coding sequence ATGGAAGAAGAAAGCACCACAATCATCATGACCTCACTCTCTATACTCTCTCCTTCACACCTCGCGAATCTCACTCATACCATTCTTTCTCTATCCCATCAACATCGCCGTCGTCTCGCCGCCGTTCTCTCCTCTACGACGCTTTTCTCCCTCACTCTCCGCCACCTCCTTTCTCTCTCCCTTCCTCAAAAAACCCTCCTCATCGCTACTCACCTCCTTTCTCTTCTCCACCCTCTTCTACTCCACCGTAACCACCActctctccactcatctgccGCCAAGATGAAGCTCCGGGACCTCGACGCAGTGGTGCTCCTCCTCTTTCTCTGTGAAACACATCAGCTAGATCCAGATTTTCTAGAAGCTTCAGCTGATAATTGGCGGGAAATCCTCGGTAACATGTGCTCTGATAATATGCTAAACAGTATCTCAGGTCTCTGGACTTGCGACGCGGGAATCTTGATGCCTTACATAGAAACCCTAGTTAGATACAAAAGATTCGTCGACGTAATGGTAAACCACAACCACCTTGGTCGAGGAGGAGAGAAAGAAGGATATGAAATCCCGGCGGCTAGAGCGGCTGTGGTGGCGTTACGGGCGGTTGAAGTGCTTAACGCCACCGGCTCAAACGCCGGGGAAGTAGAATGCGTGATATGCAAGGAAGAGATGAGCGAAGGAAGGGATGTTTGTGAAATGCCATGTCAGCATTTGTTCCACTGGAAGTGTATCTTGCCATGGCTTAGCAAGAGGAACACGTGTCCGTTCTGTAGGTTTCAGCTTCCCACCGATGATGTCTTCTCGGAGATCCAACGGCTATGGGAGATCCTCGTCAAGACCACCGAGTTAGACGTGGGGTGA
- the LOC108843205 gene encoding probable protein phosphatase 2C 67 — translation MVLKLIIQQPALLILVITPPTKMNKSCWRIGSGTERSKISPTKNDGLTWYKDLGLHAFGEFSMAMIQANSVMEDQCQIESGPLTFNNLAVQGTFVGVYDGHGGPEASRFIADNLFPNLKKYASEGREVSAEVIRNAFAETEEDFLKAVKKQWRKNPHMASVGSCCLAGVICNGVVYIANAGDSRAVLGRSERGGVRAVQLSVEHNANVESARQELWSMHPNDPNILVMKHRMWRVKGIIQVTKSIGDAYLKTAEFNREPLLPKYRVAEHFTKPILSADPSVTVTRLKAEDKFMILASDGLWEHLSNQEAVDIVHSSPRKGVARRLLKAALKEAARKREMRYSDLKEINPGVRRHFHDDITVIVVYLDHQMVQANGWAPPLSVRGGYPMH, via the exons atggtcttGAAACTTATAATTCAACAACCAGCACTGCTAATACTTGTTATCACTCCCCCTACAAAGATGAATAAATCCTGTTGGAGAATAGGTTCCGGTACAGAGAGAAGCAAGATCAGTCCTACAAAGAATGATGGCTTGACATGGTATAAGGATCTTGGCCTTCACGCCTTTGGAGAGTTTTCCATGGCAATGATCCAAGCCAACAGTGTGATGGAGGATCAGTGTCAGATCGAATCAGGGCCATTGACATTCAACAACCTTGCAGTTCAAGGAACTTTTGTTGGAGTTTACGATGGACATGGAGGTCCAGAGGCTTCCAGATTCATTGCAGACAACCTCTTCCCAAATTTAAAGA AGTATGCCTCTGAGGGTAGAGAGGTTTCAGCGGAGGTGATCAGGAACGCATTTGCAGAGACAGAAGAAGATTTTCTCAAGGCGGTGAAGAAGCAATGGCGGAAGAACCCACATATGGCATCTGTGGGGTCATGTTGCTTGGCAGGAGTGATATGCAACGGAGTGGTGTATATTGCAAACGCAGGAGACTCGAGGGCTGTGTTGGGAAGATCTGAGAGAGGCGGAGTGAGAGCTGTTCAGCTATCAGTAGAGCACAATGCCAATGTAGAGTCTGCGAGGCAAGAGCTATGGTCAATGCATCCTAATGACCCCAACATTCTTGTGATGAAACACCGGATGTGGCGTGTGAAAGGCATCATCCAG GTCACGAAATCAATAGGTGATGCATACCTCAAAACAGCAGAGTTCAACAGAGAGCCACTGCTGCCCAAATACAGAGTAGCAGAACATTTCACCAAGCCAATACTTAGTGCGGATCCATCAGTCACGGTTACTAGGCTTAAAGCAGAAGACAAGTTTATGATTCTAGCTTCAGATGGGCTTTGGGAGCATCTTAGCAACCAGGAAGCTGTTGATATTGTACATAGTTCCCCTCGCAAA GGAGTGGCAAGGAGACTACTCAAAGCTGCATTGAAGGAAGCAGCAAGGAAAAGAGAGATGAGATACTCAGACCTGAAAGAGATCAATCCTGGTGTTAGAAGGCATTTCCATGACGATATAACCGTTATTGTGGTGTATCTCGATCACCAAATGGTTCAAGCCAATGGTTGGGCTCCTCCACTGTCAGTAAGAGGTGGCTACCCAATGCATTGA
- the LOC108843206 gene encoding protein MODIFIER OF SNC1 11 — protein sequence MASNGVNDTVTVANGPGIEIPKKIVDLNIAETDEILDGEVKGLSDVSGEADTKAIGSTTAAAGDDVSPPADDDVQKKIRRAERFGVSVKLTEEEKRNSRAERFGTVAAAVKDSQGTKKAEEDLKKRKARADRFGVPPSSTTTKVDKTEEEAKKKARLARFGKDTTKVDSAEEDKRKARALRFSKPASESSSELPGKEALVSGNAA from the exons ATGGCGAGTAACGGAGTTAACGACACGGTTACGGTGGCGAACGGCCCAGGGATTGAAATCCCTAAGAAAATCGTTGACCTCAACATTGCGGAGACGGATGAGATTCTCGACGGAGAAGTCAAGGGACTATCTGATGTTTCTGGTGAAGCCGACACCAAGGCTATTGGATCGACGACTGCGGCGGCTGGGGATGATGTATCTCCTCCGGCGGATGATGATGTTCAGAAGAAGATTCGACGTGCTGAGAGGTTTGGTGTTTCGGTTAAGCTAACCGAAGAGGAGAAGCGCAATTCTCGTGCTGAGAG GTTCGGTACTGTAGCAGCAGCGGTGAAGGACTCACAGGGAACGAAGAAAGCAGAGGAGGACTTGAAGAAGCGAAAGGCTAGAGCTGACAG ATTTGGTGTTCCTCCATCATCAACCACTACTAAAGTTGATAAGACTGAGGAAGAGGCGAAGAAGAAAGCTAGGCTCGCTCGTTTTGGGAAGGATACTACTAAAGTTGATTCTGCTGAGGAAGACAAACGCAAAGCTAGAGCGCTCAG GTTTTCGAAACCTGCTTCTGAGTCATCTTCAGAGTTACCTGGCAAG GAGGCACTTGTTTCAGGAAACGCTGCCTAA